From a single Geothermobacter ehrlichii genomic region:
- a CDS encoding elongation factor P → MYTTADFKRGLVILLDGAPCALLDVSQHTPTARGANTLVKTKYRNLLTGQVLEKTFKAGEKVEEADFEKRKGQFLYASSDEEGTFMDLESYDQYELGPEIYGPVKGYLLEGMEVVLGLFQGQVVSVEPPMTVELTITETPPVLKNATATAQTKEATLETGLVLQVPPYLEPGDRIKVDTREGRFVSRA, encoded by the coding sequence ATGTACACGACAGCCGATTTCAAGCGCGGGCTGGTCATCCTGCTCGACGGTGCGCCCTGTGCGCTGCTCGACGTCAGCCAGCACACTCCCACCGCCCGGGGCGCCAACACCCTGGTGAAGACCAAGTACCGCAACCTGCTCACCGGCCAGGTGCTGGAAAAGACCTTCAAGGCCGGGGAGAAGGTGGAGGAAGCCGACTTCGAAAAGCGCAAGGGACAGTTTCTCTACGCCTCTTCCGACGAGGAAGGAACCTTCATGGACCTGGAGAGCTACGACCAGTACGAGCTGGGGCCCGAGATCTACGGACCGGTCAAGGGCTATCTGCTGGAGGGGATGGAGGTCGTGCTGGGGCTGTTTCAGGGGCAGGTGGTGTCGGTCGAACCGCCGATGACCGTCGAGCTGACCATCACCGAGACGCCGCCGGTGCTGAAGAACGCCACCGCCACCGCCCAGACCAAGGAAGCGACCCTGGAAACCGGCCTGGTGCTGCAGGTGCCGCCCTACCTGGAACCGGGCGACCGGATCAAGGTCGACACCCGCGAGGGCCGGTTCGTTTCGCGGGCGTGA
- a CDS encoding AI-2E family transporter, translated as MAETPTLTRGHVLLFFLVMTASIAAGLAIYSSASRITELLHTATTGIVLPILLALVLSFLLEPLVRLFERGPLNRTASIFLVFFLVALLIYLAIRWLSPHWADMWFSLRTDLPRYLGRAIALLKEAQAKLQEVFPYVGGIDLPSRGRILAERLFGEILSHTTGSALRLGGLMVLVPLFTFFFLRDGQKIIRFSVGLAPNRYYEMAHDLAWLISRQLSHFVRGRVLEAAIVGLVVGVGLSLTDIRYAPLLAIFAGVTNLVPYLGPLVGMVPGILIALVDLGLGGQFWWIVATYVLIAQVVVDNFILIPILISHVSNLHPLWVIIAIIMGGKLYGVLGMIIGVPVASIIKIIIIEIRYYRQTFALPLSDLEY; from the coding sequence ATGGCGGAGACGCCCACCCTGACCCGCGGCCACGTCCTGCTCTTCTTCCTGGTCATGACCGCCAGCATCGCCGCCGGTCTGGCCATCTACAGCTCGGCGTCGCGCATCACCGAGTTGCTGCATACGGCGACGACCGGCATCGTCCTGCCGATTCTGCTGGCCCTGGTCCTCAGCTTTCTGCTCGAGCCGCTGGTCCGCCTGTTCGAGCGGGGACCGCTCAATCGCACCGCCAGCATCTTTCTCGTCTTCTTTCTGGTCGCCCTGCTGATCTATCTGGCCATCCGCTGGCTCAGCCCGCACTGGGCCGACATGTGGTTTTCCCTGCGCACCGATCTGCCGCGCTACCTGGGGCGCGCCATCGCATTGCTGAAGGAGGCGCAGGCGAAGCTCCAGGAGGTGTTCCCCTACGTCGGGGGCATCGACCTGCCGTCCCGCGGCCGGATTCTGGCCGAGCGGCTCTTCGGAGAAATCCTGTCCCACACCACCGGCTCGGCGCTGAGACTGGGCGGCCTGATGGTGCTGGTGCCGCTGTTCACCTTCTTCTTTTTGCGCGACGGACAGAAGATCATCCGTTTTTCCGTCGGCCTGGCGCCGAACCGCTACTACGAGATGGCGCACGATCTGGCCTGGCTGATCAGCCGGCAGCTCAGTCATTTCGTCCGGGGGCGGGTGCTGGAGGCGGCCATCGTCGGCCTGGTGGTGGGGGTCGGCCTCTCTTTGACCGACATCCGCTACGCCCCCCTGCTGGCCATTTTCGCCGGCGTCACCAACCTGGTCCCCTATCTCGGCCCCCTGGTCGGCATGGTACCGGGGATTCTCATCGCCCTGGTCGATCTGGGGCTGGGCGGTCAGTTCTGGTGGATCGTTGCCACCTACGTTCTCATCGCGCAGGTGGTGGTGGACAATTTCATTCTCATTCCCATTCTCATCTCCCACGTCTCCAACCTGCATCCGCTCTGGGTCATCATCGCCATCATCATGGGGGGCAAGCTCTACGGCGTGCTCGGCATGATCATCGGCGTGCCGGTGGCCAGCATCATCAAGATCATCATCATCGAGATCCGCTACTACCGCCAGACCTTCGCCCTGCCGCTTTCCGACCTGGAATACTGA
- the efp gene encoding elongation factor P has protein sequence MYTCSDLKKGLKLLIDGEPHVIVQFDFTKPGKGQALYKCKLRNMLTGALFDRTYRSGESFEPASLEERDMQYLYQDETGYVFMDQRTYEQVTIPEDVLGDDKYFLIDNMEVKVLMFGERGIGVTLPNFVNLRVTKAEPWVKGDTAAGNSKPATVETGYTLQVPSFVEEGTLIQIDTRTGEYVTRVKE, from the coding sequence ATGTACACATGTTCCGATCTGAAAAAGGGGCTGAAGCTGCTCATCGACGGCGAGCCGCATGTCATCGTCCAGTTCGATTTCACCAAGCCGGGCAAAGGGCAGGCCCTCTACAAGTGCAAGCTGCGCAACATGCTGACCGGCGCCCTGTTCGACCGCACCTACCGCTCCGGCGAAAGCTTCGAGCCGGCCAGCCTCGAGGAGCGCGACATGCAGTACCTCTACCAGGACGAAACCGGCTACGTCTTCATGGACCAGCGGACCTACGAGCAGGTCACCATTCCGGAAGACGTCCTCGGCGACGACAAATACTTTCTCATCGACAACATGGAGGTCAAGGTGCTGATGTTCGGCGAGCGGGGCATCGGCGTCACCCTGCCCAACTTCGTCAACCTGCGCGTCACCAAGGCCGAGCCCTGGGTCAAGGGCGACACCGCCGCCGGCAACAGCAAGCCGGCGACCGTGGAAACCGGCTACACCCTGCAGGTCCCCTCGTTCGTCGAGGAGGGCACCCTGATCCAGATCGACACCCGCACCGGCGAGTACGTCACCCGGGTCAAGGAATAA
- a CDS encoding class II SORL domain-containing protein translates to MSQEPSLFCQVNKAKDPANMTDLEKKHTPVISVPSEIRAGETVEVTVEVGKLLAHPNEPGHFIEWIDLYANWVFLARLDLSAVTTQPTLKIPVTIPHGIDKLTLRAFERCNLHGVWEGTVEVKVV, encoded by the coding sequence ATGAGTCAGGAACCGAGTCTTTTCTGCCAGGTCAACAAGGCCAAAGACCCCGCCAACATGACCGATCTCGAAAAGAAGCACACCCCGGTGATCAGCGTACCGAGCGAAATCAGGGCCGGCGAAACCGTCGAGGTCACGGTCGAGGTCGGCAAGCTGCTGGCCCACCCGAACGAGCCCGGGCATTTCATCGAGTGGATCGATCTCTACGCAAACTGGGTCTTTCTGGCCCGCCTCGACCTGAGTGCCGTCACCACCCAGCCGACGCTGAAGATTCCGGTCACCATCCCGCACGGCATCGACAAACTGACCCTGCGCGCCTTCGAGCGCTGCAACCTGCACGGAGTCTGGGAAGGCACCGTCGAGGTCAAGGTCGTCTGA
- a CDS encoding GAF domain-containing protein has translation MGSDSENGKAISNSLRRELRSCSELDDKVEKAVPVLSRRFGVATDEVALFLLDERKTVLHFLWPLRLKQVGFIPYSSLDSLAARTAREGRVFLNNTFASVHHASFFEKIRLKDGITERPKPIQKIISVPMVADGDIRGVIQISRKGDEGDELPDFSTADAELLVELASIIGAEL, from the coding sequence ATGGGTTCTGACAGCGAAAACGGAAAGGCGATCAGCAACAGCCTGCGCCGGGAACTGCGGTCGTGCAGCGAACTCGACGACAAGGTCGAAAAGGCGGTCCCCGTTCTCAGCCGCCGGTTCGGCGTAGCGACCGACGAAGTCGCCCTCTTTCTGCTCGACGAACGCAAGACGGTGCTGCACTTTCTCTGGCCGCTGCGGCTGAAGCAGGTCGGCTTCATCCCCTATTCCTCCCTCGATTCGCTGGCGGCCCGCACCGCCCGGGAAGGGCGGGTCTTCCTCAACAACACCTTCGCCTCGGTCCACCACGCCTCCTTCTTCGAGAAGATCCGTCTCAAGGACGGCATCACCGAGCGCCCCAAGCCGATCCAGAAGATCATCAGCGTGCCGATGGTGGCCGACGGCGACATCCGCGGCGTCATCCAGATCTCACGCAAGGGGGACGAGGGGGACGAGCTGCCCGACTTCAGCACGGCCGACGCCGAACTGCTGGTGGAACTGGCCAGCATCATCGGCGCCGAACTCTGA
- a CDS encoding KamA family radical SAM protein: MESWQNALRAAITSPSQLAERFGIDPKSLEAVCERYPLRITPYYAGLIRQAGDPIWRQCVPDPAELDDAGLPADPLAEEEHSPVPALVHRYPDRGLLLTGNSCAGYCRFCTRKRRIGRREHGISFGELQRGIDAIAGRPQIRDVLLSGGDPLLLGDRLLEEVLDRLKRIPHVEIIRIGSRIPVVLPERITPQLCRMLQRFRPLYLNTHFNHPRELTEQSWQACARLAAAGVILGNQTVLLRGVNDDADTLLQLNRNLLQMGVRPYYLHQMDLTAGTGHFRVRVEKGRELVQALRGRITGMGIPQYVIDLPGGKGKVPVTNDYVESWGDELVLRAPDGARVVYLNS; this comes from the coding sequence ATGGAGAGCTGGCAAAACGCGTTGCGGGCGGCGATCACTTCGCCGTCTCAGCTGGCCGAACGCTTCGGCATCGACCCGAAATCGCTGGAGGCGGTCTGCGAGCGCTATCCGCTGCGCATCACCCCCTACTACGCCGGCCTGATCCGCCAGGCAGGCGACCCGATCTGGCGGCAGTGCGTTCCCGACCCGGCCGAACTGGACGACGCCGGCCTGCCGGCCGATCCCCTGGCCGAGGAGGAGCACTCGCCGGTCCCGGCCCTGGTTCACCGCTATCCCGACCGCGGCCTGCTGCTGACCGGCAACAGTTGTGCCGGCTACTGCCGCTTCTGCACCCGCAAGCGGCGCATCGGCCGGCGCGAACACGGCATCAGCTTCGGCGAACTGCAGCGGGGCATCGACGCCATCGCCGGCCGGCCGCAGATCCGGGACGTGCTCCTTTCCGGCGGCGATCCGCTGCTGCTCGGCGACCGGCTGCTGGAAGAGGTGCTCGACCGGCTGAAACGCATCCCGCACGTCGAGATCATCCGCATCGGCAGCCGTATTCCCGTGGTACTGCCGGAACGGATCACCCCGCAACTGTGCCGGATGCTGCAGCGCTTTCGGCCCCTCTACCTCAACACCCACTTCAACCATCCGCGGGAGCTGACCGAGCAGAGCTGGCAGGCCTGCGCCCGGCTCGCCGCCGCCGGGGTGATTCTCGGCAACCAGACGGTGCTGCTGCGCGGGGTCAACGACGATGCCGACACCCTGCTGCAGTTGAACCGCAACCTGCTGCAGATGGGCGTCCGCCCCTATTACCTGCACCAGATGGACCTGACCGCCGGCACCGGTCATTTCCGGGTGCGGGTGGAGAAGGGCCGCGAGCTGGTGCAGGCCCTGCGCGGCCGGATCACCGGCATGGGCATTCCGCAATACGTCATCGACCTGCCCGGCGGCAAGGGGAAGGTGCCGGTCACCAACGACTATGTCGAAAGCTGGGGGGACGAGCTGGTGCTGCGGGCGCCGGACGGCGCCCGGGTGGTGTATCTGAATTCGTAG
- a CDS encoding Crp/Fnr family transcriptional regulator encodes MTLLWKNIFARKPEEDSLAGFLGTIPLFSELTGRDLLALESIVHVRDYDEHETVFAEGDPGSGLYVIRVGRVKIFTRDSRGREHELAALETGDFFGETTLVSPAVRSASARTIEKAQLVGFFRADLLDCLEKNPRLATRILLGLTRVMSERLHVADRELKRLHNALQEAADAKE; translated from the coding sequence TTGACTCTGCTGTGGAAGAACATCTTCGCCAGGAAACCCGAGGAGGACTCTCTCGCCGGTTTTCTCGGCACCATCCCCCTCTTTTCGGAACTGACCGGTCGCGATCTGCTGGCGCTGGAGTCGATCGTCCATGTGCGCGACTACGATGAGCACGAGACGGTTTTCGCCGAGGGCGATCCGGGATCGGGGCTCTACGTCATCCGCGTCGGCCGGGTGAAGATCTTCACCCGTGACAGCCGGGGCCGGGAGCATGAGCTGGCGGCTCTGGAAACCGGGGATTTTTTCGGCGAGACGACGCTGGTCAGTCCGGCCGTGCGCAGCGCCTCGGCCCGGACCATCGAAAAGGCGCAGCTGGTCGGCTTTTTTCGCGCCGACCTGCTCGATTGCCTGGAAAAGAACCCCCGTCTGGCGACCCGCATTCTGCTCGGACTGACCCGGGTGATGAGTGAGCGGTTGCATGTCGCCGACCGGGAGCTGAAACGTCTGCATAACGCCCTGCAGGAAGCCGCGGACGCGAAGGAGTGA
- a CDS encoding SlyX family protein, with amino-acid sequence MNELEERLTELEIRFTHQQRLIDELNEVILDDNRRLAELQREVRILRQMLQRLEPESPHSPDE; translated from the coding sequence ATGAACGAACTGGAAGAACGTCTTACCGAACTCGAAATCCGCTTCACCCACCAGCAGCGCCTGATCGACGAGCTGAACGAGGTCATTCTCGACGACAACCGCCGGCTGGCCGAGCTGCAGCGGGAAGTGCGCATCCTGCGCCAGATGCTGCAGCGACTGGAGCCGGAATCTCCCCACTCGCCGGACGAATAG
- a CDS encoding SCO family protein, with translation MLESIMAGLHWIILLWLVAASGASVVRASTSGEPRRPPKVGIEERLGEQVPPDIMVRDELGRQLRLGDLFDRPVLLAPVYYRCSNVCNALQASLAQSLPKLGRELRREIRVLSFSFDPDETPAVARGSKKIYRAAVRERFPMDSWLFLTADAGAIRRLTTAIGYRFYKEGSEFVHPVAVVVLAPGGRIVRYLEGTRFLATDLSLALLEASEGRIGSTISRLASLCYSYDPERRGYVFNILRVTGIVVFLCAVILFLVLMFGGRGRRKKN, from the coding sequence ATGCTTGAGAGCATCATGGCTGGATTGCACTGGATCATCCTGTTGTGGCTGGTGGCCGCAAGCGGAGCGTCGGTTGTCCGGGCGTCCACCTCCGGGGAGCCGCGAAGGCCGCCGAAGGTCGGCATCGAGGAGCGGCTCGGCGAGCAGGTGCCGCCCGATATTATGGTGCGCGACGAACTCGGCCGGCAGCTGCGGCTCGGCGACCTGTTCGACCGGCCGGTCCTGCTGGCGCCGGTCTACTATCGCTGCAGCAATGTCTGCAACGCCCTGCAGGCGAGCCTGGCCCAGTCGCTGCCGAAACTGGGTCGGGAGTTGCGGCGGGAAATCCGGGTTCTTTCCTTCAGCTTCGACCCGGATGAGACGCCGGCGGTGGCGCGGGGGAGCAAGAAGATCTATCGCGCCGCGGTGCGGGAGCGGTTTCCCATGGACAGCTGGCTTTTTCTGACCGCCGACGCCGGGGCCATCCGCCGGCTGACGACGGCCATCGGTTACCGTTTCTACAAGGAGGGCAGCGAATTCGTTCATCCGGTGGCCGTGGTGGTCCTGGCGCCGGGCGGCCGGATCGTCCGCTACCTCGAAGGAACCCGTTTTCTCGCAACCGACCTGTCGCTGGCGCTGCTGGAGGCCTCGGAAGGGCGCATCGGCAGCACCATCAGCCGCTTGGCCAGTCTCTGCTACAGTTACGACCCCGAACGGCGGGGCTATGTGTTCAATATCCTTCGCGTCACCGGCATCGTCGTTTTCCTGTGCGCCGTCATCCTCTTTCTGGTGCTGATGTTCGGCGGACGCGGGCGGCGGAAGAAGAATTGA
- the epmA gene encoding EF-P lysine aminoacylase EpmA — translation MDLNWQLARKRPVLEQRARILQRIRAFFVADGFVEVTTAHRIPGNAPECHIDPEEAGDWYLHTSPELCMKRLLAAGYAKIFQICQCWRKGERGRLHLPEFTLLEWYRSDTDYQTLMTDCQRLLAALAPEGRLTWQGETIDLSPPWEVLTVAEAFRRHAGMAVERALADDRFEELLSERVEPALGRPRPTLLCDYPLPLAALARRKPGQPDVAERFELYIAGMELANGFSELTDPDEQRRRFEAEERARRAAGKPAVPSAERFLAELEHLDRAAGIALGVDRLVMLLTGRTDIAEVVAFPPEAL, via the coding sequence ATGGATCTGAACTGGCAACTGGCCCGCAAACGGCCGGTTCTGGAACAGAGGGCCCGGATCCTGCAGAGAATCCGGGCCTTTTTCGTTGCTGACGGCTTCGTCGAGGTCACCACCGCCCACCGGATTCCGGGCAACGCACCGGAATGCCACATCGACCCGGAAGAGGCCGGTGACTGGTACCTGCACACCTCACCCGAGCTGTGCATGAAACGGCTGCTGGCGGCCGGCTACGCGAAAATCTTCCAGATCTGCCAGTGCTGGCGCAAAGGAGAGCGCGGCCGGCTGCACCTGCCCGAATTCACCCTGCTCGAATGGTACCGCAGCGACACGGACTACCAAACGCTGATGACCGACTGCCAGCGGCTGCTGGCGGCGCTGGCGCCGGAGGGCCGGCTGACCTGGCAGGGCGAGACCATCGACCTGTCGCCGCCCTGGGAGGTGCTGACCGTCGCCGAGGCCTTCCGCCGGCACGCCGGCATGGCGGTGGAGCGGGCCCTGGCCGACGACCGCTTCGAGGAACTGCTGAGCGAACGGGTCGAACCGGCCCTCGGGCGGCCGCGACCGACCCTGCTCTGTGACTACCCCCTGCCGCTGGCGGCGCTGGCGCGGAGAAAACCGGGGCAGCCCGATGTCGCCGAGCGTTTCGAACTCTATATCGCCGGCATGGAGCTGGCCAACGGCTTCTCCGAGCTGACCGACCCGGACGAGCAGCGGCGGCGCTTCGAGGCCGAGGAGCGTGCGCGCCGGGCGGCGGGCAAACCCGCGGTCCCTTCGGCCGAACGCTTTCTCGCCGAACTGGAACACCTCGACCGGGCCGCCGGCATCGCCCTGGGCGTCGATCGTCTGGTGATGCTGCTGACAGGCCGGACCGATATCGCGGAGGTCGTGGCATTTCCCCCGGAAGCGTTGTAG
- a CDS encoding YkgJ family cysteine cluster protein, with product MRQKPTVAADVQRPSTWVRYRARLCRSCQGTCCRLPVEVSVGDLVRMGVVDAFEAEEPPHRLARRLARQGIIEHYSPGRQLFTLARLANEDCIYLDQRSRRCTIYERRPETCRQHPHIGPRPGYCAWRPR from the coding sequence ATGCGTCAGAAACCGACTGTGGCCGCGGACGTCCAGCGTCCGTCGACCTGGGTCCGGTACCGGGCCCGTTTGTGCCGGAGCTGTCAGGGAACCTGTTGCCGTCTGCCGGTCGAGGTGTCGGTCGGCGACCTGGTCAGGATGGGAGTGGTCGATGCCTTCGAGGCGGAGGAGCCGCCGCACCGGCTGGCGCGCAGGTTGGCGCGGCAGGGGATCATCGAGCATTACAGCCCCGGCCGGCAGCTCTTCACCCTGGCCCGGCTGGCGAACGAGGACTGCATCTACCTCGACCAGCGGAGCCGGCGCTGCACCATCTACGAACGACGGCCGGAAACCTGCCGGCAGCATCCTCACATCGGACCGCGACCGGGCTATTGCGCCTGGCGGCCTCGTTAG
- a CDS encoding rhodanese-like domain-containing protein, with the protein MLSLDYSDIKRILCELVLIVALGVVVGLSANVGLLQRVLSGQGVPLLSESETAERNDSYPEPVSLQQTKQLIADKAALIVDARIGELYEQGHLPHAVSLPLSEADRRLPELQAEVAPDRPILVYCNGYGCPDSFDLAMKLIAAGYRRVLVFEGGFPEWRDAGLPIEVTESGP; encoded by the coding sequence ATGCTCAGCCTCGACTACTCGGACATCAAGCGCATCCTGTGCGAGCTGGTGCTGATCGTCGCCCTGGGTGTTGTCGTGGGCCTGAGCGCCAACGTCGGCCTGCTGCAGCGGGTGCTGAGCGGCCAGGGCGTGCCGCTGCTGTCCGAAAGCGAAACGGCGGAACGAAACGACAGCTACCCGGAACCGGTCAGCCTGCAGCAGACGAAGCAGCTGATCGCCGACAAAGCGGCCCTGATCGTCGATGCCCGCATCGGCGAGCTCTACGAGCAGGGACACCTGCCGCATGCCGTCTCGCTGCCGCTGTCGGAAGCGGACCGGCGTCTGCCCGAACTGCAGGCCGAGGTGGCGCCGGACAGGCCGATTCTGGTCTACTGCAACGGCTACGGCTGTCCCGACTCCTTCGATCTGGCGATGAAGCTGATCGCCGCCGGCTACCGTCGGGTGCTGGTCTTTGAAGGCGGATTCCCCGAATGGCGCGACGCCGGACTGCCGATCGAGGTAACGGAGAGCGGGCCATGA
- a CDS encoding MauE/DoxX family redox-associated membrane protein, producing the protein MKTPWLVYHGCRLVLGAVFLYAGVSKGLDVTGFAGDIAAYRILPYLGNYLLAATLPYIEIIAGALLLANRRVRPAALLCGLLTLVFIAALLSAWVRGLDISCGCFEPGAQTGIGEALLRDLALLVLAHFTFHLSNRCLPARKN; encoded by the coding sequence ATGAAGACTCCGTGGCTGGTCTATCACGGCTGCCGGCTGGTGCTGGGCGCGGTCTTCCTCTATGCCGGGGTGAGCAAGGGGCTCGACGTCACCGGCTTCGCCGGCGACATCGCCGCCTACCGGATCCTGCCCTATCTGGGCAACTACCTGCTGGCGGCAACCCTGCCCTACATCGAGATCATCGCCGGCGCCCTGCTGCTGGCCAATCGACGGGTGCGTCCGGCAGCCCTGCTCTGCGGCCTGCTGACACTGGTTTTCATCGCCGCCCTGCTTTCGGCCTGGGTGCGCGGACTCGACATCAGCTGCGGCTGTTTCGAACCCGGAGCCCAAACCGGCATCGGCGAGGCGCTGCTGCGCGATCTGGCACTGCTGGTACTGGCTCACTTCACCTTCCACCTGAGCAACCGTTGTCTTCCCGCCCGAAAGAACTGA